GGTCGCCGACCAGCACGAACTCCTCGCCGTCGATGTCCTTGACGGCCTTGGAGACGAAGGTCAGGGTCGGGTGGTTCTCGACATCCAGGAAGTCGGCGGAGCGGACGTGCGCATCCCGCTGCTCCTGCTTGGTGTCCACGCTCGCGGCGTCGATCTCGGCGGTCACGGAAGCGTCGGCGATGCCGTTCGCGCCCACGACCAGGGTGGCCGACTTGAGCGCGAAGGTGCCCTTGGCCTTGCCGACGGCCATGTGCCGAACCTTGAACGAGACGTCGGAGTGAACGGCGTCGGCCGCCCAGGTGCCGGCGGAGAGGGTGGGGGTGGTGACGGAGGTCGTCATGATGGGGTTCCTTCCCGGGTGTCTGTTACATGAGCGTTCAACAAGACTGTCGTCAGCTTATTCCCCGGGAAGTAGACATGTCAACTGTGAGTCTCGTGAACGAGCACCTCCGGCAGCGGGCGCCGCGGCGTCGGCGTCGGCCGGGCCGAACCGTCCCCGTGTCCCAGCCGCACCACCTGCTGCACGATCACCGGTCGGCCCAGCGTGGTCGAGTACTCCTGGTCCACCGCTTCGTGCGTCGGCGCCTGCTCGAGCGCCTGGCCCAGGATGCCGATTCGCAGTCCGGAGGCGGTGGCTCGCAGGCCGACCCGCTCCAGGGCCCGGCCCGCGTCGAGCCAGTCGGCCGGGGTGTCCTGATCGCTGCGCAGCACCGCGAGCTGCAGCCGACCCTCGAACTGGCCCGACGGCAGCGCGCTGCCGACCTGGTTCGGTCCGACCGAGAAGTCCCGGCCCGGGTACTGACCCGTGGAGTCGTGCACGCCGGCCGCGC
This genomic window from Nakamurella multipartita DSM 44233 contains:
- a CDS encoding YceI family protein — protein: MTTSVTTPTLSAGTWAADAVHSDVSFKVRHMAVGKAKGTFALKSATLVVGANGIADASVTAEIDAASVDTKQEQRDAHVRSADFLDVENHPTLTFVSKAVKDIDGEEFVLVGDLTIRGTSNEVELATEFLGETVDAYGHTRAGFSAKTSISRKAYGVSFEAAFGAGNAVVADKVEIDLELEFVRNAD